DNA from Intestinimonas massiliensis (ex Afouda et al. 2020):
CGGCGCCGGCGGCATAGCCCTCTGTCAGGCCGTCAAGGGCCTCCTGGGAGTAGCCCTCCGGCTCCGACACCCTGGAGTAGCGCAGACAGACCGAGAAATTGAGCAGGAAGCCGTTGCCCCGGGTGGTCCACATGGAGGGCTCGATCTCCAGTGCGGAGAGGAAGCCGGTGCCGAAAAAGACCGCCAGGTAGGCCGCCGCCACACCCACCGCGGGGAGGGTGATCCAAAGCCGCGGCAGGCTGCGGCCCTGCTGCCGGGGGAGCTTCCACAGCACCAGCAGGCACAGGGCCAGCACCAGCAGACACTGGAGCTGGGTGGCGTCCAGCCGGTAATCGTAGTTGCCGGCCACGTTGGCGGCGGTGCGCAGGGTCAGCAGATCGCCGGGGAAGATGGTGCGGCCCCGAAACCGGATGACGTAGCGGTTGGCCATGCCGATGGCGAAGCACAGGGTCAGGGCCGTCCCGGCGGACAGGTTCCGCCGCCCCAGCAGCAGATAGAGCCCGCAGGCGATCAGGTAATACCAGGCCAGGTTCAGGGCCACCTGGAGCTTGGAGAAGCTGGACCAGGGCTGGTTCCAGTTCATCTGCTCCACCATACTGTAGGAGACCAGAGGCCCCAGGGCAAAGCACAGCCGGGAGAGCAGCAGGCCCAGGCTGCGGCCCATGTCCACCCGCAGGGCGGTGAGGGTGCCGAAGGTCAGCGCCCAGAGTCCGGCGGGGATGGGGTCCATGCCGAACCAGAGCAGCCCGGCCAGCACGGCGGCAAACAGGGCCAGTCCGGCCCAGACCCCGCCCCGCCAGACCGCGACGGACAGGTGAAACCGGGACAGGGCATGCTCCGGCGTGGTATGGAATTTTGTGGGGTTGAGTACGCTCATGACGGTATCCTTTTCCTTTGAATCTGCAAAATTGAGTTACATTTTATACTTGCGCAGGGTAAAAATCAAGTAAGAGAGCCTTACGTTTTCTTTACGATTCATCCTATGGAAATAAGACGAGCCCCCGCCGGAAAAGTTCCGGCGGGGGCTTCTTTTCTGTTTTGTCACAGCGTTTCCTGGACGATCTGGGCTTTGATGAGGTTGGTGGAGCCGCTCTTGCCGATGGGCACGCCGGCGGTGATGACCACGGTGTCGCCGGGCTTCACCATGCCCTCCTTGCGGGCGCACTCCACGCACAGGGAGAACAGCCGGTCAGTGGAATCCACCGTGCCGGACAGGCAGGGCTTCACCCCCCAGGAGATGGCCAGTTGCCGCCGGACCTTCTCGGTCTGGCACATGGCCACGATGGGGCAGGGGGGGCGATAGCGGGAGATCATCCGGGCGGTGTGGCCGGAATTGGTGGCGGTGAGGATGGCGTTGGCTTCCAGGTCCATGGCGGTCAGGCAGCAGGTATGGGTGATGGCGTCGTTGATGGTGCTCTCGGGCACGGTCTTGCGCTCCCGGAAGCGGCCCCAGTAGTCGATGGCCCCCTCGGCGGCGGTCACGGTGTCCACCATGGTCTGCAAGGCCTCCACCGGGTACTTGCCGGAGGCGGTCTCGCCGGAGAGCATGACGCAGGAGGTGCCATCGAACACGGCGTTGGCCACGTCGGAGACCTCCGCCCGGGTGGGACGGGGGTTGCGGATCATGGAATCCAGCATCTGGGTGGCGGTGATGACCGGCTTGCCCTCCCGGATGGTGGCCTTGATCATCTTCTTCTGGAGGATGGGCACCTCATGGGCGGGGATCTCCACCCCCAGATCGCCCCGGGCCACCATCACGCCGTCGGCCACCTCGATGATATCCAGCAGGTTGTCCACGCCCTCCCGGTTCTCGATCTTGGCGATGATGCGGATGTCATCCCCGCCGTACTGGTGCAGGCACTCCCGGATGTCCCGGATGTCGCTGGCCTTGCGGACGAAGGAGGCGGCCACGAAGTCAAAGTCGTTCTCCGCGCCGAACTTCAGGTCCTCCCGGTCCTTCTCGGTCAGGGAGGGCAGCAGGATGTGCACGTCGGGGATGTTGATGGACTTGTTGCTGGACAGGGGGCCGCCGTTGTCCACCGAGCACAGGATGTCGTGGCCCCGGATCTCCCGGACGCTCAGCTCGATGAGGCCGTCGTCCACCAGCACCCGGTGGCCCGGCTTGAGCTCCTCGTGGAGGTTCTGGTAGGTGACGGACACCCGCCGCCCGTCACCGGGCACGTCGTCGGTGGTCAGGGTAAAGTCCTGCCCTCTCTCCAGGGTAATGGGGCCCTTTTCAAAGGTCTTGATGCGAATCTCCGGCCCCTTGGTGTCCAGAATGGTGGCCACCGGGACCCCCATCTCGTCTCGGACTCGCTTGAGCTTGGTCAGTTGAGCCAGATGGCTCTCGTGGGTGCCGTGGGAAAAATTAAAGCGGGCGGCGTTCATGCCCGAACAAATCAACTGGCGGATGATCTCCTCGCTGTCCGCCGCGGGCCCGAGGGTACAGACGACCTTGGTCTTTCTCATAAAATGCGAACCTCCCATGTTCCTTTGTATGGCGGTCAATTCTTTCAATCGAAACCTCGCTTGCTATCATACTACAGGCGGCGCTATTTTTCAAAACAAATTTTTGTGAATTTTATAGCTTTTCGTATTTCCCGGAAAAAGTCCGAAGGACGGCCCGGCGCGCCGCGCCGGAACCGCCCTGTGCCCCACATGTTATTTCTCCGCATCCGGGTCCGGCTGCGGTTCCCGCCTGGACACCAGGGCCCAGTCCACCCGGCGGTCGCTGAAGTCCTCCACATGGATGTGCAAGCCGCAGGCGTCCACATCGAACTGGGCGCCATCCTCGGGGATCACCGAGAGCTGGTCGAACACCAGCCCGCCCAACGTGTCGCACTCCTCGTCCTCGGGAAACTCCAGGCCCAGGGCCTCGCCCACGTCCTCCAGGTCGGCGGAGCCTGCAATCCGCCACAGGTTGTCCTCCAACTGGACGATCTCCTGGTCCTCCTGCGGGTCAAACTCGTCGTAGATGTTGCCCACGATCTCCTCCAACAGGTCCTCCATGGTCACCAGGCCGGAGGTACCGCCGTACTCGTCCACCACGATGGCCATATGTACCTTTTTGCTCTGCATGTCCCGGAAGAGGACGTCCGCCCGGACCGACTCGGGCACGAAATAGGCGCTGCGCAGCAGCTCCTTCACGGGCTTGGGCGCATCCAGCCGGGCGTTGAGCAGATAGTCCCGGGTGCTGAGGATGCCGATGATGTCGTCGGCATCCTCCTCATAGACCGGAAACCGGGACAGCCCGGAGGACCGGATGGTCTCCATGATCTCCTCGTCGGTGTCGCCGGTCCAGACCATCACCATATCGGTGCGGTGGACCATCACATCCTCGGCCACAGTGTCGTTGAAGTCAAAGACGTTTTCGATCATCTCTTTTTCGTCGGCCTCCATGGCGCCTTTTTCCTCGCTGATGTCCATAAGCGCGCGGAGCTGCTCCTCGGACACCGATTCCCGGCCCGCGTCGGGCCGGATGCGGGTGATGCGGAGGAAGGCGTTACAGGCGGCCTCCAGCCCCCGCCGAAAGGGCTTGACGGCGGCGGCGAGCAGGGCGCCCGCCAAAAACAGGGCCGCGCCGCAGAGTATGAACGGCCATACCGGGTCCGGCATGGAGGATTCCCCCTTAAAACAGTCATTTCAGCCGGAATTTCTTCGCAAAAGGCTCCAGCATATTCATGATACAATACTATGGCCTGAAATGCAAATTTTTTCACGGAAAAGTTCAAAAGCGCCCTCCGTTATGATATAATAGCCGCTGCATGGCCGCGCTATGCGCTTTTGGGCGCCGCCGCTGCCCTTCTTTCAACTTTTTGCGGAGATGATGTTTCCATGAAGCTGTCTGCGGACATGCTGCGCGCCCACGGGCTGGATCTTTTGGATTTTCTGCGCCGGGGTGTTTTCGCCGTTCTGATCGGCCTGCTGGTCGGAGCGGTGGGCGTGGCCTTCCACTTTGGTATCGACCTGGTCACCCAGCTCCGCCAGGCCCACAACTGGTTCATTCTGCTGCTGCCCGTCGGCGGTCTGGCCATCATTCTGCTCTACCGGGCCTGCGGCATGGAACAGGATCGGGGCACCAACCTGGTGCTGGTGGCCGTCCGGGAGCACGAGCCCATGCACCTGCGCACCGCCCCCCTCATCTTCCTGTCCACCTGTATCACCCATCTGGTGGGCGGCTCTGCGGGCCGGGAGGGGGCCGCCCTCCAGTTGGGGGCCTCCATCTCCAACAAGATCGCCCACGCCATGGGCGTGGAGCCGGAGGAGGGCCGGATGCTCACCGTCTGCGGCATGGCCGCCGCCTTCTCCGCCCTCTTCGGCACCCCCCTCACCGCCGCCCTCTTTGCGCTGGAGGTGGTCCACGTGGGGGTCATCCAGTACGCCGCCCTGGTCCCCGCCTTTCTCTCCTCCCTGGTGGGCTATCTGCTGGCGGGCTGGATGGGGGTGGCCCCTACCGCCTACGCCGTCTCCGGCCTGCCCGGCCTGGCTGCCGGACCTCTGGTCCAGGTCATCGTCCTGGGCGGTCTGTGCGCCCTGCTGTCCATCCTGTTCTGCAAGACCATGCACACCGTGGGCCGCCTCTACGCCCAGTTTTTGCCCGATCCTCGGCTCCGGGCAGTCGTGGGCGGCTGCATCATGGTGGCCCTGTCTCTGCTGGACGGCGGGCTGGCCGACCAGGTATACAACGGCGCGGGCGGCAATCTCATCGAGGCCGCCGTCAACGGGAACGGCGCAGGGGTGGCCCCCTGGGCCTTCCTGGTCAAGATCCTCTTTACCACCCTCACCCTGGGGGCGGGCTTCCGTGGGGGCGAGATTGTCCCGACCTTCGCCTGCGGGGCCACCTTCGGCTGCACCGTGGCCCCTCTGCTGGGACTGTCCCCCTCCTTCGGCGGAGCGGTGGGCGTGGTGGCTGCCTTCTGTGGCGTCACCAACTGCCCCCTGTCCTCCATCCTTCTGGCCTATGAGCTTTTCGGCGGCCGGGGCCTGCCCCTGTTCGCCCTGGCTATCGCCGTGTCCTACCGTCTGTCCGGCTATACCGGGCTGTATAGCGAGCAGCAAATCGTGTATTCTAAAATCATCCCCAGACAAATCAACAAGAAGGCGGAGTGACGCAATGCGCAGCACCCTTTATACCAATGGCAGTATTTTGACCATGGAGCCCGGTCCCCGGCCGGAAGCCCTGCTGGTCACGGACGGGCGGATCGCCGCGCTGGGCGGGGCGGCTACCCTGTCCGCCCTGGCTCTGGATGCGGAGCGGCGGGATCTGGCGGGCGGAGCCCTGCTCCCCGCCTTTCTCGACGCCCACTCCCACATCACCGCCCTGGCCGCCACCATGGGTCTGTGCGACCTGTCCCCAAGCACCAGTCTGCACCATATGGCGGATATCCTGTGGACTTTTGAGGAGGATACGGACCCGCCCGCCGACGGCTGGATTCTGGGCTTCGGCTACGACCACACCGCCCTGGCCGAGCGGGCCCACCCCACCCGACAGTTCTTGGACGCCGCCCTACCCGGGCGGAAGGTCCTGCTCACCCACGCCTCGGGCCATATGGGGGTCGCCAGCACCGCCGCCCTGCGCGCCATGGGCATCACGGCGGACACCCCCGACCCGGAGGGAGGAAGGATCGGCCGGGAGGCCGACGGCAGAACCCCCTCCGGCTACCTGGAGGAAACTGCCTTCCGCCTGGCTGCGGCCCGGGTCCCGGCGGCTCCCCAGGCCGACCCGCTGGCCGGGCTGCGGCTGGCCCAGCAGATCTATCTGTCCCAGGGCATCACGCTGGTGCAGGACGGGCTGACCGGCGCGGGTGAGTTTCAGCTTCTCCACGCCGCCGCCCGCACCGGCACCCTGGCGGTGAACGTGGTGGGCTATGCCGACCTGAAAAAAGCCCCAGAGCTCTCTCGCCAGTCGGAGTTCTGGCAGCGGACCAGCCGTCGGCTGCGGCTGGGCGGCTACAAGATCCTTCTGGACGGCTCTCCCCAGGGCCGCACGGCCTGGATGCTGGAGCCCTACGCCGGCGGCGCGCCCGATGACCGGGGCTACCCCGCATACACCGACGAGGAGGTCACCGGCTTCGTCCGTACTGCCCTGTCAGAAGGGGTGCAGCTTCTGGCCCACTGTAACGGGGACGCGGCCTGCGCCCAGTTCATCCGCTGCTGCCGGGCTGCCCAGGCGGCGGAGGACCGCCCTGTCCGGGACATCCGTCCGGTGATGATCCACGCCCAGTTGGTCACCCCCGGCCAGTTGGCCGAGCTGAAGGAGCTGGGCATTCTCCCCTCCTTTTTCGCCGCCCACCTCTGGTACTGGGGGGATGTGCACCGGGAGAACCTCGGTCCCCGCCGGGCCGCCTCCATCAGTCCGCTGGCTGCCGCCGTCCGGCTGGGCCTGCCCTTTACCCTGCATCAGGACACCCCCGTCATCGCCCCCAATATGCTGGAGAGCATCTGGTGCGCCGTCAACCGAATTACCCGGAATGGCGGGGTGCTGGGGCCGGAGTACCGCATCTCCGCCTATGAGGCGTTGAAAGCAGTCACCGTCCACGCCGCCTGGCAGTATGCTCTGGAGGGGGAGCGGGGCTCCCTGGCCCCGGGCAAGACGGCGGACCTGGTGCTCCTGGACCGGGACCCCACGGCCGTGGAGCCCATGGCCATTCGGGACATCCGGGTGCTGGAGACCATCCGGGAGGGAGAGACCCTGTACCGAGCCTGAGCTTCAGGCCCGCAGGCTCCCCAGCGCCAGCCCCAGGGCCAGCGTCCGGAGAAAGAGGCTCTTCCGGCTCTCCTGATCCAGCTCGTTGTCGGCCCGGCAGTAGGCCCGAAAGGCAGAGGCGCACGCCGAGGTCAGCAGCTCCTCTTCCAGGGCTTCCCGGCGGAGGCTGGCCTCCCGGTGACCGGGGATATAGGGGAGGTTTTGCTCGGTGAGCTCGAAGAGCTCCTGCAATAAGTCGGACATATGCATACCTCCTGATCAATCGTTCACCTCATTATAACATGAATGTTTGTTCATGTCAAGGAGTGATAACCATGGATATTTTTGCACAACGACTGCGAATTTTG
Protein-coding regions in this window:
- a CDS encoding amidohydrolase, with product MRSTLYTNGSILTMEPGPRPEALLVTDGRIAALGGAATLSALALDAERRDLAGGALLPAFLDAHSHITALAATMGLCDLSPSTSLHHMADILWTFEEDTDPPADGWILGFGYDHTALAERAHPTRQFLDAALPGRKVLLTHASGHMGVASTAALRAMGITADTPDPEGGRIGREADGRTPSGYLEETAFRLAAARVPAAPQADPLAGLRLAQQIYLSQGITLVQDGLTGAGEFQLLHAAARTGTLAVNVVGYADLKKAPELSRQSEFWQRTSRRLRLGGYKILLDGSPQGRTAWMLEPYAGGAPDDRGYPAYTDEEVTGFVRTALSEGVQLLAHCNGDAACAQFIRCCRAAQAAEDRPVRDIRPVMIHAQLVTPGQLAELKELGILPSFFAAHLWYWGDVHRENLGPRRAASISPLAAAVRLGLPFTLHQDTPVIAPNMLESIWCAVNRITRNGGVLGPEYRISAYEALKAVTVHAAWQYALEGERGSLAPGKTADLVLLDRDPTAVEPMAIRDIRVLETIREGETLYRA
- the pyk gene encoding pyruvate kinase; translated protein: MRKTKVVCTLGPAADSEEIIRQLICSGMNAARFNFSHGTHESHLAQLTKLKRVRDEMGVPVATILDTKGPEIRIKTFEKGPITLERGQDFTLTTDDVPGDGRRVSVTYQNLHEELKPGHRVLVDDGLIELSVREIRGHDILCSVDNGGPLSSNKSINIPDVHILLPSLTEKDREDLKFGAENDFDFVAASFVRKASDIRDIRECLHQYGGDDIRIIAKIENREGVDNLLDIIEVADGVMVARGDLGVEIPAHEVPILQKKMIKATIREGKPVITATQMLDSMIRNPRPTRAEVSDVANAVFDGTSCVMLSGETASGKYPVEALQTMVDTVTAAEGAIDYWGRFRERKTVPESTINDAITHTCCLTAMDLEANAILTATNSGHTARMISRYRPPCPIVAMCQTEKVRRQLAISWGVKPCLSGTVDSTDRLFSLCVECARKEGMVKPGDTVVITAGVPIGKSGSTNLIKAQIVQETL
- a CDS encoding hemolysin family protein gives rise to the protein MPDPVWPFILCGAALFLAGALLAAAVKPFRRGLEAACNAFLRITRIRPDAGRESVSEEQLRALMDISEEKGAMEADEKEMIENVFDFNDTVAEDVMVHRTDMVMVWTGDTDEEIMETIRSSGLSRFPVYEEDADDIIGILSTRDYLLNARLDAPKPVKELLRSAYFVPESVRADVLFRDMQSKKVHMAIVVDEYGGTSGLVTMEDLLEEIVGNIYDEFDPQEDQEIVQLEDNLWRIAGSADLEDVGEALGLEFPEDEECDTLGGLVFDQLSVIPEDGAQFDVDACGLHIHVEDFSDRRVDWALVSRREPQPDPDAEK
- a CDS encoding chloride channel protein — its product is MKLSADMLRAHGLDLLDFLRRGVFAVLIGLLVGAVGVAFHFGIDLVTQLRQAHNWFILLLPVGGLAIILLYRACGMEQDRGTNLVLVAVREHEPMHLRTAPLIFLSTCITHLVGGSAGREGAALQLGASISNKIAHAMGVEPEEGRMLTVCGMAAAFSALFGTPLTAALFALEVVHVGVIQYAALVPAFLSSLVGYLLAGWMGVAPTAYAVSGLPGLAAGPLVQVIVLGGLCALLSILFCKTMHTVGRLYAQFLPDPRLRAVVGGCIMVALSLLDGGLADQVYNGAGGNLIEAAVNGNGAGVAPWAFLVKILFTTLTLGAGFRGGEIVPTFACGATFGCTVAPLLGLSPSFGGAVGVVAAFCGVTNCPLSSILLAYELFGGRGLPLFALAIAVSYRLSGYTGLYSEQQIVYSKIIPRQINKKAE